Proteins encoded by one window of Salmonirosea aquatica:
- a CDS encoding SusD/RagB family nutrient-binding outer membrane lipoprotein gives MKSYINPKYFASLMLAGALSVTSCTKDFDEINTNPNSPTTIGAQYLLPTGIESAVDRYWGHRTRFERINIDAAELYVQHFTRNIYSNEGDNYEVSPALVANNWKGLYNDALLNFQRIIIQAGPSGISPNANYEGVALVMRSWVFSLLTDMYGAIPYSEAIAGTSENPVYKPKYDSMEQVYAGLLNDLKMANEKLTVGGPAISGDILYSGDILKWKKFANSLRLRLANRQAAKKPAESKAIMAEILADASKYPIFTSNADNASLKCTTVLPSNNEWNQVMVQDGRTDWNISSTLADKMNALGDTRITVYANPNKDGKYQGHPNGLPDAIATGYLSTSSTIGSYFLKADAPEVIMTFAELNLILAEAAFDGDITGDATSYFEKGITASFAQYGLTVPASYFTTVGAISKAKIMEQKWIALFGQGIEAWTEKRRTGLPVFPAADSRAIFVNDGVMPTRFTYPNSEYSLNQESVEAGVKLNGSANDMKTKLWWAE, from the coding sequence ATGAAATCATATATCAATCCTAAGTACTTCGCTTCCCTGATGCTGGCCGGCGCTCTGTCAGTGACCAGCTGCACCAAGGACTTCGACGAAATCAATACCAACCCCAACAGCCCCACTACCATCGGGGCACAGTACCTGCTTCCAACCGGCATCGAGTCGGCGGTAGATCGCTACTGGGGACACCGTACCCGCTTCGAGCGCATCAACATCGACGCCGCCGAGCTGTATGTACAGCATTTTACGCGTAATATTTACTCCAATGAGGGCGATAACTACGAAGTGTCACCGGCGCTGGTAGCCAACAACTGGAAGGGGCTGTACAACGATGCCCTGCTCAATTTCCAGCGCATCATCATCCAGGCGGGTCCATCAGGAATCAGTCCCAATGCCAATTACGAAGGCGTAGCCTTGGTAATGCGTTCCTGGGTATTCTCCCTGTTGACCGACATGTACGGAGCCATCCCTTATTCGGAAGCAATTGCCGGCACAAGTGAGAATCCGGTCTACAAGCCCAAGTATGATTCCATGGAGCAAGTCTACGCCGGCCTCCTGAATGACCTGAAAATGGCCAATGAGAAACTGACCGTGGGCGGCCCGGCGATATCCGGCGATATCCTCTACAGCGGCGATATTCTGAAATGGAAGAAGTTTGCCAACTCGCTTCGCTTACGCCTCGCCAACCGGCAGGCAGCCAAGAAACCAGCCGAGTCCAAGGCGATCATGGCAGAGATTCTGGCCGATGCATCCAAGTACCCCATCTTTACCAGCAACGCCGACAATGCCTCCCTGAAATGTACTACGGTACTGCCCAGCAACAACGAATGGAACCAGGTGATGGTGCAGGATGGACGGACCGACTGGAATATCAGCTCGACGCTGGCCGATAAAATGAATGCCCTCGGCGATACCCGCATCACCGTATACGCCAATCCCAATAAGGATGGTAAGTACCAGGGACACCCCAACGGTCTGCCCGACGCCATTGCCACCGGCTACCTGTCTACCAGCTCGACCATTGGCAGTTATTTTCTCAAAGCCGACGCACCCGAGGTGATCATGACATTCGCCGAACTGAATCTGATTCTGGCCGAAGCCGCTTTCGATGGCGATATCACCGGCGACGCCACATCATACTTTGAGAAAGGTATCACGGCTTCGTTTGCCCAATACGGCCTGACCGTCCCCGCTAGTTATTTTACCACTGTTGGAGCCATTTCAAAAGCCAAGATCATGGAGCAGAAGTGGATCGCCCTGTTTGGCCAAGGCATCGAAGCCTGGACCGAAAAACGTCGCACCGGCCTGCCGGTTTTCCCAGCTGCCGATAGCCGCGCAATATTTGTGAACGACGGCGTGATGCCTACCCGCTTTACCTACCCTAACTCGGAGTATTCGCTGAATCAGGAAAGCGTGGAAGCCGGGGTAAAGCTCAACGGTAGCGCCAACGACATGAAGACCAAACTCTGGTGGGCCGAGTGA
- a CDS encoding pyridoxal phosphate-dependent aminotransferase has product MSQKLDRRNLLKSGLLTLGGMAVAPHLRAGAFANAPLTLDRSNRIYRSPLLREHFLPGQTLENQDTSKMIAKLNANENPYGPPAPAMQAVKDSVNGGNRYAWKELYDLIGKIAKKEGVTPDHIMMGPGSSDLLEKVAIVLFKDGGNVVSADPSYMSLMNVAKSVGGTWKAVPCNDDWTHNLKAMEAAVDKDTKLVYICNPNNPVAMITPGKELLDFCSRVSEKVPIFIDEAYIELAVGADTESMISLLQQKKNVIIARTFSKIMGMAGLRIGYIAALPTFLDQIQDITRGGMGIAYTSIAAASAAMDDKDFQDNTRKLNHEAKQYLYSSLDKMGYKYIPSYTNFVMFPISMNGKEYLSKMGAKGVMVRSFDMRDKTWCRVSIGTMDEMKMFVSALQDLT; this is encoded by the coding sequence ATGTCACAAAAACTAGACCGTCGCAATCTATTAAAATCAGGCCTTCTCACGCTGGGTGGAATGGCCGTAGCTCCTCATTTAAGGGCAGGGGCATTCGCCAATGCGCCTCTTACGCTGGACCGTTCCAACCGCATTTACCGCAGTCCTTTACTCCGCGAGCACTTCCTGCCCGGTCAGACCCTGGAGAATCAGGATACTTCGAAAATGATTGCCAAACTCAACGCCAACGAAAACCCCTACGGCCCCCCGGCTCCCGCCATGCAGGCCGTTAAGGATTCGGTGAATGGTGGCAATCGCTATGCCTGGAAAGAATTGTATGATCTGATCGGTAAAATTGCCAAAAAAGAAGGCGTTACTCCCGATCATATCATGATGGGTCCCGGCTCGTCAGACCTTCTGGAAAAAGTGGCTATCGTCCTGTTTAAAGATGGTGGAAATGTAGTATCGGCTGACCCATCCTATATGTCGCTGATGAACGTGGCCAAGTCAGTGGGGGGTACCTGGAAAGCCGTTCCCTGCAACGACGACTGGACGCACAATCTGAAAGCCATGGAAGCCGCCGTGGACAAGGATACCAAACTGGTGTACATCTGTAATCCCAACAACCCCGTGGCGATGATCACGCCGGGTAAGGAACTGCTGGACTTCTGTTCACGCGTGTCGGAGAAGGTACCCATCTTCATTGATGAGGCGTACATCGAACTTGCCGTAGGAGCCGACACCGAAAGCATGATATCCCTGCTGCAACAAAAGAAAAACGTCATCATCGCCCGCACGTTCTCCAAAATCATGGGCATGGCGGGTCTGCGTATCGGCTACATTGCCGCGCTACCTACTTTCCTCGATCAGATTCAGGATATTACGCGGGGCGGTATGGGCATCGCCTACACATCCATCGCCGCTGCTTCGGCTGCCATGGACGATAAGGACTTTCAGGATAATACCCGCAAACTGAACCACGAAGCGAAGCAGTACCTGTACAGCAGTCTGGACAAAATGGGCTATAAGTACATCCCTTCCTACACCAATTTCGTGATGTTCCCCATCAGTATGAATGGCAAGGAATACCTGAGCAAGATGGGAGCCAAAGGAGTAATGGTACGCTCGTTCGACATGCGGGACAAGACCTGGTGCCGGGTGAGTATCGGCACAATGGACGAAATGAAAATGTTTGTAAGCGCGCTACAGGATTTAACCTAA
- a CDS encoding phytoene desaturase family protein, with the protein MAIQPRISRYHTVIIGGGHNGLVAANYLARAGKKVLVLEKNETLGGATASKRVFPDYEAHLSQYSYLVSLFPDQIVEELDLQLKLLPRRIASYTPYRAQDQYRGLLISHADEPASRQSVLDLGYGESEWQGYRRVLRQQGTFAELVWDSLLQPLRSKSDFEKRFRQAGQSQLWQDFVEKPIGHFLERHIQSDVLRGVLMTDAKIGAYTSAYDKSLLQNRTFIYHIIGNKTGEWRVPEGGMGTLARQLATNAERHGATLLCNADIHAIQVGSPQHQVSFRLGDEAYEVEAEYILSNASTTELCRLLGEKPVSPKSEDEGTAFKINMLLKKLPDLKDPNVRPEDAFAGTFHIDQSYTHMEGTFAQAAAGKVPQTLAGEMYCHTLTDPTILSTELQQKGYHTFTYFGLDLPYKLFIADPINAKQEVIKRFLSGINAYLAEPLEDCLARDAQGTLCLEAKSAWDLEQELNLPRGNIFHNTLSWFFAEDASEVGAWGVETPWERVLVCGSSAKRGGAVSGIPGRNAARVVLGGG; encoded by the coding sequence ATGGCAATACAACCCAGGATTAGCCGGTATCATACGGTAATCATCGGCGGCGGGCACAACGGCCTGGTAGCGGCCAACTATCTGGCTCGGGCTGGAAAGAAAGTCCTGGTGCTCGAAAAAAACGAAACGCTGGGTGGTGCTACGGCCTCAAAACGGGTTTTTCCGGACTACGAAGCTCATCTGTCGCAATACTCCTACCTGGTTAGTCTTTTTCCGGATCAGATTGTCGAAGAACTGGATTTGCAACTCAAACTTCTTCCCCGGCGCATCGCCTCTTATACGCCTTACCGAGCTCAGGATCAGTACCGCGGGCTACTCATCAGCCATGCCGACGAACCGGCTTCGCGACAATCCGTGCTGGATTTGGGCTACGGAGAATCGGAATGGCAGGGTTACCGGCGCGTTCTGCGTCAGCAAGGTACCTTTGCCGAATTGGTCTGGGATTCACTATTGCAACCGCTGCGGAGCAAATCAGATTTTGAAAAACGTTTTCGACAGGCCGGGCAAAGCCAATTGTGGCAGGATTTTGTGGAAAAGCCGATCGGTCATTTTCTGGAGAGACACATCCAGTCGGATGTGTTGCGCGGCGTACTGATGACCGACGCCAAGATCGGCGCCTACACCAGCGCCTACGATAAAAGCCTTTTGCAGAATCGTACGTTTATCTACCACATTATCGGCAACAAAACGGGCGAATGGCGGGTACCCGAAGGCGGCATGGGTACCTTGGCACGGCAATTGGCAACCAACGCCGAACGCCACGGTGCTACCTTGCTGTGTAATGCCGATATTCATGCTATTCAGGTAGGTAGCCCGCAGCATCAGGTTTCCTTTCGGCTTGGCGACGAAGCGTACGAGGTTGAAGCTGAGTATATTTTGTCGAACGCCAGTACGACTGAACTGTGCCGTTTACTGGGCGAAAAGCCTGTATCTCCAAAATCGGAAGATGAAGGCACAGCGTTCAAAATCAACATGCTTTTGAAAAAACTACCCGATTTGAAAGATCCCAACGTGCGGCCCGAAGATGCTTTTGCCGGTACCTTTCATATCGATCAGTCCTACACGCACATGGAGGGTACCTTTGCCCAGGCTGCGGCGGGAAAGGTACCCCAGACACTGGCCGGAGAAATGTACTGCCATACCCTCACCGATCCAACGATTCTTTCCACCGAACTACAACAGAAAGGCTACCACACCTTCACCTATTTTGGCCTGGATTTGCCCTACAAACTTTTCATAGCCGATCCTATCAATGCCAAACAGGAAGTCATAAAACGTTTCCTGAGCGGAATCAACGCTTACCTGGCCGAGCCGCTGGAAGATTGCCTGGCCCGCGACGCGCAGGGTACCCTTTGCCTGGAAGCCAAAAGCGCGTGGGATCTGGAACAGGAGCTAAACCTGCCCCGGGGCAATATTTTTCATAATACCCTGTCGTGGTTTTTTGCCGAGGATGCATCCGAAGTAGGTGCCTGGGGGGTAGAAACGCCTTGGGAACGTGTGCTGGTCTGCGGCTCGTCGGCGAAGCGGGGTGGGGCCGTAAGCGGCATTCCGGGCCGCAACGCCGCGCGGGTGGTGCTAGGGGGTGGGTGA
- a CDS encoding (4Fe-4S)-binding protein has translation MEKRITKTYDNGEITVVWQPHKCIHSAICFRGLPSVFNPQKRPWVDMDGADTETIARQVDRCPSGALSYRMDNGQTTEGAINEQKSEMPSTTVVEVKPNGPLLLYGDITVRDASGNEEKKSRTTAFCRCGQSLSKPYCDGSHSRTGFIG, from the coding sequence ATGGAAAAAAGAATTACCAAGACTTACGACAACGGCGAAATCACGGTCGTTTGGCAACCACACAAATGCATTCATTCCGCGATCTGTTTCCGAGGGCTTCCGTCGGTGTTTAATCCTCAGAAAAGGCCGTGGGTCGACATGGATGGAGCCGACACGGAGACGATTGCCCGTCAGGTAGACCGATGTCCCTCGGGAGCATTGAGCTACCGGATGGATAATGGGCAAACCACCGAAGGGGCTATAAATGAGCAGAAATCCGAAATGCCCAGCACCACGGTGGTGGAGGTGAAACCCAACGGGCCCCTGCTACTCTATGGCGATATTACGGTCAGGGATGCTTCGGGAAATGAGGAGAAAAAGAGCAGGACGACGGCTTTCTGCCGTTGCGGACAATCACTGAGTAAGCCTTACTGTGATGGCAGCCACAGCCGAACGGGCTTTATTGGATAA
- a CDS encoding glycoside hydrolase family 2 protein, translating to MNKKTLSIFYFLLIGVGIVHAQTTNWKPVGDKIKTQWAAQVDPAHALPEYPRPQMIRPGWQNLNGLWDYAITPKSTDETVPTSFDGRILVPFAVESSLSGVGRTVGKDSILWYRTNIPFSSKLKNEKALLHFGAVDWQCDVYVNGQKAGSHRGGYDPFSFDITPLLIKGDQQQIAVRVWDPSSDGPQPRGKQITNPHGIWYTPVTGIWQTVWLEKVPLSYIESTKNTPDVDQGTLTVSAVTQNAEAGDILRIRAWDGTLMMSEKEVPANEAAVLPVPNPRLWAPGSPNLYDLTVALVRKNKVVDEVKSYFAMRKISRKADAQGIQRMLVNDKFLFQYGPLDQGWWPDGLYTAPTDSAMYFDIITTRDMGFNMIRKHVKVEPARWYYHCDRLGMLVWQDMPSGDMGNKWEPRPGIMGVGTDKDRTSESESIYRREWKAIMDANHNFPSIVVWVPFNEAWGQFKTEEISRWTEDYDPSRLVNSASGGNFHEVGDIIDLHNYPAPAMPAPKIYGKDQVIVLGEFGGLGLPVIGHTWQQKDNWGYQTFKDSDALFGRYKGFIDDLVGLIRQGLSAAVYTQTTDVEVETNGLMTYDREVIKVPIKQLDAVHQKLYKSSLVQMDK from the coding sequence ATGAATAAAAAGACGCTTTCCATTTTTTACTTTCTGCTCATCGGAGTAGGAATTGTTCACGCCCAGACCACCAACTGGAAGCCCGTCGGGGATAAAATCAAAACTCAGTGGGCCGCCCAGGTCGATCCCGCCCATGCGCTGCCCGAGTACCCGCGCCCGCAGATGATCCGGCCGGGCTGGCAAAACCTGAACGGGCTTTGGGACTATGCCATTACGCCCAAGTCCACCGACGAAACGGTACCTACCTCCTTCGACGGGAGGATTCTGGTACCTTTTGCCGTGGAATCATCGCTTTCGGGCGTAGGTCGCACGGTGGGCAAGGATAGTATTCTGTGGTACCGTACGAACATTCCTTTTTCCTCGAAATTAAAAAATGAAAAAGCCCTGCTGCATTTCGGTGCCGTGGACTGGCAGTGCGATGTGTACGTCAATGGCCAGAAAGCCGGATCGCACCGAGGCGGCTACGATCCGTTTTCGTTCGACATCACACCCCTGTTGATAAAAGGCGACCAGCAGCAGATCGCCGTGCGCGTGTGGGACCCCAGCAGCGACGGCCCCCAGCCCCGCGGCAAGCAGATCACCAACCCACATGGTATTTGGTACACGCCCGTAACGGGAATCTGGCAAACCGTCTGGCTGGAAAAGGTACCCCTGAGCTACATTGAGTCGACCAAAAACACCCCCGATGTCGACCAGGGTACCTTGACGGTGTCGGCAGTAACGCAAAATGCCGAGGCCGGCGATATCCTGCGGATTCGCGCCTGGGATGGTACCCTGATGATGTCCGAAAAAGAGGTACCTGCCAACGAAGCCGCCGTCCTGCCCGTGCCAAACCCGCGTTTGTGGGCTCCCGGCAGTCCCAACCTTTACGACCTGACGGTAGCGCTGGTGCGCAAGAATAAGGTGGTCGATGAAGTAAAAAGCTACTTCGCCATGCGTAAAATCAGCCGCAAAGCCGACGCACAGGGCATTCAGCGGATGCTGGTCAATGACAAATTTCTGTTTCAATACGGCCCACTCGACCAGGGCTGGTGGCCCGACGGACTCTACACCGCGCCTACCGACTCGGCCATGTATTTTGATATTATCACCACCCGCGACATGGGCTTCAACATGATCCGTAAGCACGTGAAGGTAGAGCCTGCCCGCTGGTACTACCACTGCGACCGCCTGGGCATGCTCGTATGGCAGGATATGCCGAGCGGAGACATGGGCAACAAGTGGGAACCCCGGCCGGGCATCATGGGTGTGGGTACGGACAAAGACCGTACGTCGGAGTCGGAAAGCATTTACCGCCGCGAATGGAAGGCAATCATGGATGCCAACCACAACTTTCCGTCCATCGTGGTGTGGGTACCTTTCAACGAGGCCTGGGGGCAATTCAAGACCGAGGAAATCAGTCGCTGGACGGAAGACTACGACCCCAGCCGCCTGGTAAACAGCGCCAGCGGCGGCAATTTTCACGAGGTAGGTGATATCATCGACCTGCACAACTATCCCGCTCCCGCCATGCCCGCTCCCAAAATCTACGGCAAAGATCAAGTGATCGTGCTGGGTGAGTTCGGCGGGCTGGGCCTGCCCGTCATCGGCCATACCTGGCAGCAAAAAGACAACTGGGGCTACCAGACTTTCAAGGACAGCGACGCGCTCTTTGGACGTTACAAAGGTTTTATCGACGATCTGGTCGGACTGATCCGCCAGGGCTTGTCGGCAGCAGTATATACCCAAACCACCGACGTGGAAGTGGAAACCAACGGCCTGATGACCTACGACCGGGAAGTCATCAAGGTACCCATCAAGCAGTTGGATGCCGTGCATCAGAAATTATACAAGTCGTCTTTGGTGCAGATGGATAAGTAA
- a CDS encoding excisionase family DNA-binding protein — protein MNALVGKPSRKDQNIARESLHRIQTATRVGKSGSLVIQIQEGSKAFEIVIPDKAVELLAAILANMAEGKATSVVTTDAELSTQQAADLLGVSRPHVIKMLEKGIIPFKKVGSHRRLLLEDLLKYQADLKKKRNEKLEFLAQQAQELGLGY, from the coding sequence ATGAATGCATTAGTCGGAAAACCGTCTCGCAAAGATCAGAATATAGCCCGCGAATCGCTCCATCGAATCCAGACAGCAACGCGCGTAGGTAAGTCAGGTTCGCTTGTTATCCAAATTCAGGAAGGTAGCAAAGCATTTGAGATAGTAATTCCGGACAAGGCTGTTGAATTGCTTGCCGCTATTTTGGCAAACATGGCCGAGGGTAAAGCGACTTCCGTCGTAACTACCGATGCCGAGCTCAGCACCCAGCAGGCTGCCGACCTGCTGGGTGTTTCCAGACCGCATGTAATCAAGATGCTGGAAAAAGGGATCATTCCGTTCAAGAAAGTCGGTAGCCACCGGAGGCTTTTGCTGGAAGACTTGCTAAAATATCAGGCAGATTTGAAGAAAAAACGGAACGAAAAACTAGAATTTTTGGCTCAACAGGCGCAGGAACTCGGCCTTGGTTACTGA
- a CDS encoding PIN domain-containing protein, with translation MNDLPVAVLDACVLYPAPIRDLLLNLADFDLFIPRWTDEIQKEWTRNLLANRPDLSETQLNRTIKAMDEAFPESSIQGYESLIDSLSLPDPNDRHVVAAAIYSKADVVVTANLADFPNSFINQFGIQIQHPDYFIANLIHRQPAKGVEAFKRQVSFLKNPPMTEGQILEIFSRIGLTAVSAKLSEMI, from the coding sequence ATGAATGACCTGCCTGTGGCTGTTCTGGACGCCTGTGTACTCTATCCCGCCCCGATTAGGGATCTACTACTCAATTTGGCTGATTTTGATTTATTTATTCCTAGATGGACTGATGAAATTCAAAAAGAGTGGACAAGAAATCTGTTGGCCAACCGTCCCGATTTATCCGAAACCCAGTTAAATCGGACGATCAAGGCCATGGATGAAGCTTTTCCTGAATCCAGCATTCAGGGATACGAGTCTTTGATCGATTCACTCAGCCTTCCTGACCCCAATGATCGACATGTAGTCGCAGCGGCTATTTACAGTAAGGCCGACGTAGTGGTCACTGCTAATCTGGCTGATTTCCCGAATAGTTTTATAAATCAGTTTGGCATCCAGATTCAGCATCCTGACTATTTTATTGCTAATCTGATTCACAGGCAGCCGGCAAAAGGAGTTGAAGCATTCAAACGCCAAGTGTCTTTTTTGAAAAACCCGCCTATGACTGAAGGCCAGATTCTAGAAATATTTTCAAGAATTGGACTTACAGCCGTTTCGGCCAAACTATCTGAAATGATTTGA
- a CDS encoding GNAT family N-acetyltransferase: MTDTLTFRKATENDLSHIIKMLADDTFGSTRELLEDGVSEVYVKAFEKITADANQELTVVEMNGELVATFHLTFIQYLTHQGGLRAQIEAVRTHSGHRGQGIGKQVFDYAINRAKAKGCRMIQLTSDKQRPDAIRFYESLGFEATHEGMKLKLGL, from the coding sequence ATGACGGATACCCTTACATTCAGAAAAGCGACAGAAAACGACTTGTCGCATATCATCAAAATGCTGGCGGACGATACCTTCGGCTCGACGAGAGAGCTATTGGAAGATGGCGTATCGGAGGTATATGTGAAAGCCTTTGAAAAAATAACCGCTGATGCCAACCAGGAACTAACCGTTGTGGAAATGAACGGCGAACTGGTCGCTACCTTCCACCTGACTTTTATTCAATACCTTACCCATCAGGGCGGGCTACGCGCCCAAATCGAAGCGGTGAGAACCCATTCCGGGCACCGTGGGCAAGGCATCGGTAAGCAGGTCTTTGACTACGCCATTAACCGGGCAAAAGCCAAGGGCTGTCGTATGATTCAGCTTACTTCGGACAAGCAACGACCCGACGCCATTCGGTTCTACGAGTCATTGGGATTCGAAGCAACCCACGAAGGCATGAAGCTGAAATTGGGTCTATGA